The nucleotide sequence GCCACGTTCGACCATCAGGTCACCGGTGTCACGGTATCGCCGGACGGTCGGATCTTCGTGAACTTCCCGCGCTGGACCGAAGATGCGCCCATCTCCGTGGCCGAACTGATGCCGAACGGCTCGACCAAACCGTACCCTAACGAGGAATGGAACAGCTGGCGCAATGCGCGGATGGCCGAAGTCTTAGCCAACGATCACTTCGTCTGCGTTCAAAGCGTTGTTGCGGACCGAGATGGTTCGCTTTGGGTCGTTGATCCCGCGGCGCCGAACGCCGAGAAGACCGTAAAGGGTGGGCCCAAGATCGTCGAGATTGACCTGAAATCGAACAGCGTAAAGCGGATCTTTCCGATTGCGCCTGACATCGCCGGCCCAGCCAGCTATCTGAACGATATCCGCATCGCTCCCGACGGACGGTTTGCCTATCTGACGGATTCCGGCTCGCCTGGCGGTCTGGTCGTTCTCAACACCGAGTCAGGGAAGGCCTGGCGCGTATTGAACGACGATCCTTCCACGCAATTCGATCCGAACACCGTCGTGATGACTGACGGCCAGCCGCTGCGGCGGCCAGACGGTCGGCAACCGCAGTTCAGTGCAGATAGCCTGGCGCTATCAAAGGATGGCGCCACTCTTTATTGGCAAGCCCTGACCGGAAAGACGCTATATCGGCTCTCCACATCCAACATCCAGAACCCCGAGGCCGCGAGCCGTGCCCGTCCGGAGACGGTTGGAACGACCGAGCCGGCCGATGGACTCTGGATGGGCGAGAATGGCGAGATCTATCTGAGCTCGATCGCCAACAATGCGGTCAAGATCGTCAATCCCCAGGACGGCAGCATTCGGCAGGTGTTGACGGATCCTCGCCTGCGCTGGCCGGATACATTCTCACAAGGTCCTGACGGCCAGATCTATGTCACAGCTTCCCATATCCAGGATTCACCCTGGTTTCACATGGCCTGGACTGACAAGAACTTCACCTTGTTCAAGTTCTCTCCGGTCCAGGGTAGCGCAGTCGGGTCACACGGCGGCTCCAGCCGGCAGTAAGCCGCTCGCCCGAGAGGGCGACGCAAGGTGAGGTGGGCCGATGGCGCGTTGGGTGGAGCCAGTCTTCGGGGCGTTGCTGATGGCGTTGGTCCTTGCCGACGTCTTCCTCACGGTTCTCTACGCACGGGCGGGCACCGGCATCGTCAGCAGCCGCTTGGCAAGGGCCGTCTGGCTCTCATTACGCAGGATTGCCGCTGTCTGCGGCGATGGTCATCTGCTTTCATTCTGCGGCCCGCTCATCGTGGTTGCGTTGCTGCTGGCCTGGTCGATTTCTCTCGCACTTGGTGCTGCATTGATCGTGCACCCCCAGCTCGGGACGAGCATCGTCAACAGCAACCAGGAGACCCCGACCGACTTCATGACTGCGCTGTATGTCGCCGGAAGCAGCCTCTCGATTGTCGGTGGCAGCAACTACGGTCCGCAAAGCGCTGGAGCCAAGCTGCTGTTTCTCATCAATTCCGTGATCGGAACTTCAGTCATTTCGCTGACGATCACTTACTTGATGCAGGTCTACGGCGCACTCCGGAGCAGAAATTCGCTCTGTTTGAAAATCCACGCACTCTCCGGCGAGACCGGCGACGCCGCGGATCTTCTCGCCCATCTGTTTGCAAACAACCAGCTGAGCGCGGGTTACACCAATCTGTCCGAGCTTGCCGCGGATTTCACCGACGCCAAGGAAGCTCACCACTTCTATCCCATTCTATTCTACTTCCGCTTCCCTGAACCGATTTACGCCGTCTCCAGATCGTCGCTCATCGCGCTCGACGCTGTTTCGCTGATCCGAAGCGTCTTGTCGCAAGATGCCGAATGGCTGAAACAATCGGGGGCTGTCACCCAACTGTGGTCCTCGGCGCTACTCCTCATGTCCACCCTCAACGATGTATTTCTGCATGAAAGGGCATCGAGGGAGGCTGATGATACGGATTTGCATCTGTGGCGCGCCCGACTTGACAACGCACGAGAGCGACTTGAGCGCGCGGGCATTTGCGTGACTGTCGATCTACGTAGATCGGTCGACTTATATGTAACGTATAGAAATTTGTGGGCTCCCCTCGTCCACATGGTTGGCAGTTCTATGGCTTACGAAGGAACAGACATAGATCCAGCAATACGGAGGACGAAGACAATTGAGTGTCCTAGATCGGGACGTAGTCGATAAGGCGCAATTCAGACCAATTGCTTAAAACAGCCCGGAACAACTCTGAGTTCGATCGAGACAAGCACCGAACGCTTGGCGCCACCTCGTGAGCCTGGCTTCGGCTGCCTCGACGCTCCACTCTCGTCCGTCCAATGGTGTTGCGGCAAATCTCGGCCTCAGCGGTTTATTACGAAACGACGGATGCTTCTTCCGCCTCGATCAAAGCTGCATTGGAAAGTAACGACGCGCCCCGGCGGGTAGGCTGTTCCGTTCACCGCAGGGGTACCGTCTACGCGCTGTCCTTCATACTTGGTGTCGACGTCTGGCAGACGCAGTCGCAAAGCGGACGCCGCATGATTCGGCAGTGCGCCATCAGAACCGACGGACCCGTGGCTTCGGCCACTTCGCCAACGAGCACAATCAGGCCAATAGCGCCAGACGCCAATGTCAGCTTGACCGCCCTGCTCATCGCCAGTCTCCATGCCCGCCACCTAGGCGAACGACACTAATGTTTTCCGCTGACCTGATGCCGCACAATACTGGCAGCCCCTTCAGCTTTTCAACCGTCATATGCTGATCGCGTGTTGCGACAAGTCAGCTCCTGCCCTCGAATGGTGAGCGACGGCGCACCCGAAGGGCTGGAGCGACATGAAACGCAAGCGTTTTAAGTCAGTCTTGCGCTGTCGGCCGTATGACTATGCTGCCAACATCGATTTCGGGCGGCTGCTCGAGTGCAAAGAGAATGCCTCGTGCGACGGCATCAGGAGGGATTGCAATATCTCCTAGGCGCTCCCCGATGACCTCCTTGACTGTCCGGTCTGTAATCGAATCTCCGAAGTTGGTGGCGACCATTCCCGGTGATACCTCTGTGACTCGAAGGTTCGGTCCTGCCTCCTGCCTCAGCGCTTCCGTTGCCGTACGGACTGCATTCTTGGTCGCGGCGTAGACGCCCATTGTCGGTAGTATCTTGAGTCCCGCCGTCGAGACGACGTTGATCATGTGACCGCTTCCCTGCTGCGCAAATATGGGCAGCGCGGCCGCGATCCCATAAAGTGTGCCACGAAGATTGACGTCGATCATGGCGTCCCAATCCTCGACACGCAGTGCGTCGAACCGTGAGATCGGCCCGATTCCAGCGTTGTTGATGATGGCATCAAGTCTGCCGCCGCATTTGATCGCCAATGCGACAAGCGCTTCAAGATCTTGACGATGGCGTACGTCCGTCCTCTGGAACGCGGCCTTGCCTCCTGCAGCGGTGATCTCGTCCGTGATCGCTGCGAGCGCCTTCTCGTTTCGGGCGCCCAACACGACGAAACCGCCATGTTCGGCCAGCAGTTTAGCGGTGGCGCATCCAATGCCGCTGCTCGCCCCCGTGATCGCAACGACTTTACCCTCGATGCTCATTGCCCGTCTCCTTTGCGAGTCCTTCCCAGAAAGATAGCTAAGCGGAACAAGATGCCCTATGCTTCGTAGGCTATGAAGTTGTCGCAATCGTCCAAATTGATGCCCGACCCGCTATCGAATGTTCTCGATGCCCTTGGAGCGAGGGTGACGCGGCGCACCCGCCTGGAGGCGGCAGGGAACTGGGCTCTCGCGTTTCCCGCGATGGATCGGCTCAAGTTCGTTGCGGTGCTACGCGGCACAAGCTGGATGCTGCTGCCGTCGCGCGAGCCACAATACCTGCAAGCGGGCGACGTCTGTCTGCTCGGACGCACACCCTATGTCGTGGCCAGCGATCCGACACAGACACCGATCGATGGAAAGGTCTTTTATGGAGCTTCTGGCTGCGATGTGACGCGCTTCGGCGGCGATGACACAATTGGGATCGGAGGAACAGTCAAGTTTGCCGCTGACAATGCAGGCTTTTTGCTCGACTTGTTGCCAGACTTTCTGCTCGTTTCCCGCACCACACCTGCGTCGAGAGCAATAGCAACGATCCTCAGCCTGATGAACGACGAGCTCCAGAGAGACAGAATTGGCGGAGAAGTCGTCAGTGCACGGCTGGCCGACTTGCTGTTGGTAGAAGCGATCCGCGCTTTTGCGAGCCGGTCCGACCAAGTTGGGGTTGGATGGCTTGGCGCGCTTTCAGATCCCCGGCTCGGTCGGGTTCTTCGTGCGATCCATCAAGATGTCTCACGGCGTTGGACCGTGGAGGAGCTTGCCAATGTCGCGGGTATGTCGCGCGCGGCCTTTTCCGCAACGTTCATGCGCCGCTTAGGGCAAGCACCGCTCGCCTATTTGCGAGCCTGGCGTCTCACCATCGCCCGTGCAGCTTTGGCCAGAGGTGGCGCGACTGTTGCTACTATCGCAAGCAAAGTTGGCTACGAGTCGCAGAGCGCTTTCGCCCACGCCTTCAAACGCGAGTTCGGCATCAGTCCGAAAGCTGGCCTAGCATAGTAAACCGTCTGAGGTAAGCTTCTGAGAGAGGCTGCCTAATTCACGCCGTCTTTCTCGTCAGTCCGGAGACGCTTCGGCGGGTCGCTCAGCCCAGGGTAAGCCCCCGGTGACGGCCGCTTTGCGCCGGAGCTGACGCTTGTTTGGGCCATAGGACTAGTCCTGGAGCTAATCCTATGGCCAAAGCGAAAGTGGCGGTATCACGCCGTGCGGCGACGGCGGAATTGGTCGCGGGCGGACAAGGAGCGTGTCGTCGCTGTGCCGCTGCAGCTGGGGCCGCCGCTAAAGCACGGTCGATAGCGCCCCGCTCGGCAATTCGAGCGGGGCGCTATCGTTTCACTCAGCCGTCTTGCGCGGCCGCGACCAGAGGAGCGTGTAGCCCTCGCCGCCCTCGTCGTCGAACAGGTTGGCGTAGATCGGGGCGTTGAAGGAGGGGTCGTCGAGCTTGAGCGAGAGATAGTCGCGGCCCTCCTCGGAGCGGCGGGCCCAGGCGGCGCCGATCTCGACCCGGCCGGCGTAGACGCGGTGACTGGGCGCGTTCTCGCTGGAGCGGTTGGCTTCGGGGACGATGCGCACGCCCTTGGCCTTGAGGCTCAGGGTGATGATCTCGCCCTGGAAATCGTCGCCGACCTTCTTGAAGGAACCGATGGAAGCCATGTTCTCTCTCCTTGGCTGGTTCGGGCCGCGACCACCGCGGCCTCGATGGCGCATCTCGGGCGAATGGCGAGCGACGGCGCACCCGAAGGGCTGAAGCGACAGCGGAGGACGGCGCCAGCCAACTTTCTTGTCCCGCGAGGAATGGGCTTCAGCCCAGGGGAAGAAAGTTGACCGGCGGCGTTGCGCTCAGGCGATCGAGGCGGAGCCGGCCTTCGGCCAGATCAAGCCAACGAGGCAAGGTGCGTTGCCGGCCCTGATCAGCTCACAGGAGAGACATCGCGAACTGAGGCAGCACAAGAGGACGGCAGCACCAGGCGTACGATCAGAATTCGCCGGGAAGAAAAGCGCATCTGGATCGCGCTCAATGCCTTGCGAAGGCGCCTTGCTTCAGCCGTCCAACCGATCGAGCTGGGTCGAGATCCCCGCAAAAGTGCCCCCAAGCTGCTCGGTGACGCGCTCCTTCAGCTCAAGACGCGCTCATCATGCACGCCTGCCCACGTCGACGCCCACTCGACGACTGGGCGGCTTGGCGCCCGCACAAGGTTCGGGGCCGCAAGGAACGAAGAGGCTGGTCGTGGGCCCGCTCAAAGCAAGACGGGCGGAGTTCATGACCAAGCAACTGGCGCAAGGCGACACAACACACCAGCAGCGCTCCTGACCACCCGATGATCTCGCGCCAGAGCGGGAGTGGTCCGACGAGCAGTGCCAGCCCCAGCGCAGCCTGACGCCCGGCGATCGCAGCGGGAATGAGGAAAGCGGCCGCGATGACGCTACGCACCAGAACTGATCCCGAGACGGCGAACAGAACCCGGCCACAGACCAGGGTGAGCACGCCCGCGATGAACCCGGCGAGACATGCCACCCCGACCCCACTTCCAGCATTCACGAACGTGAAGCCGATGCTGACCGCGACGGAGAATGGCAACGCGTTGACGGCAAGCGCAAACAGCGCCCGGCACATCAGGCCAAGGCTGATCAGTCCAAGAATAAGAGCAAGGGCAAGCACGGTGGTGGCCTCCGCACATGACTTTGACGGATGCGCCTTCCACCACCACCGCGGCACAATCCAAACAGCATAGACCTCGATTTGGACAAAGTTGCGGAGAGTCGCGCCGACTTCGGCAGCGCTCCGTCTGCGTTGCATAAAAGGCGGCTCGGCGGCGCTCACGCGCCGCCATGCCCGAAGATCCAAACGGGAATACCGAGACGACGAG is from Bradyrhizobium sp. ORS 285 and encodes:
- a CDS encoding SMP-30/gluconolactonase/LRE family protein; this encodes MLERADCPADFQLKAPLMRSTLVGFLSAALLSSVAFAQSATDDIKAKAQRLVSPLVETRDSRLQAVATFDHQVTGVTVSPDGRIFVNFPRWTEDAPISVAELMPNGSTKPYPNEEWNSWRNARMAEVLANDHFVCVQSVVADRDGSLWVVDPAAPNAEKTVKGGPKIVEIDLKSNSVKRIFPIAPDIAGPASYLNDIRIAPDGRFAYLTDSGSPGGLVVLNTESGKAWRVLNDDPSTQFDPNTVVMTDGQPLRRPDGRQPQFSADSLALSKDGATLYWQALTGKTLYRLSTSNIQNPEAASRARPETVGTTEPADGLWMGENGEIYLSSIANNAVKIVNPQDGSIRQVLTDPRLRWPDTFSQGPDGQIYVTASHIQDSPWFHMAWTDKNFTLFKFSPVQGSAVGSHGGSSRQ
- a CDS encoding SDR family oxidoreductase, with the translated sequence MSIEGKVVAITGASSGIGCATAKLLAEHGGFVVLGARNEKALAAITDEITAAGGKAAFQRTDVRHRQDLEALVALAIKCGGRLDAIINNAGIGPISRFDALRVEDWDAMIDVNLRGTLYGIAAALPIFAQQGSGHMINVVSTAGLKILPTMGVYAATKNAVRTATEALRQEAGPNLRVTEVSPGMVATNFGDSITDRTVKEVIGERLGDIAIPPDAVARGILFALEQPPEIDVGSIVIRPTAQD
- a CDS encoding DUF736 domain-containing protein: MASIGSFKKVGDDFQGEIITLSLKAKGVRIVPEANRSSENAPSHRVYAGRVEIGAAWARRSEEGRDYLSLKLDDPSFNAPIYANLFDDEGGEGYTLLWSRPRKTAE
- a CDS encoding AraC family transcriptional regulator, coding for MTRRTRLEAAGNWALAFPAMDRLKFVAVLRGTSWMLLPSREPQYLQAGDVCLLGRTPYVVASDPTQTPIDGKVFYGASGCDVTRFGGDDTIGIGGTVKFAADNAGFLLDLLPDFLLVSRTTPASRAIATILSLMNDELQRDRIGGEVVSARLADLLLVEAIRAFASRSDQVGVGWLGALSDPRLGRVLRAIHQDVSRRWTVEELANVAGMSRAAFSATFMRRLGQAPLAYLRAWRLTIARAALARGGATVATIASKVGYESQSAFAHAFKREFGISPKAGLA